In the genome of Meles meles chromosome 2, mMelMel3.1 paternal haplotype, whole genome shotgun sequence, one region contains:
- the DMP1 gene encoding dentin matrix acidic phosphoprotein 1 — protein MKTSILLMLLWGLSCALPVARYQNTESESSEEWKGQLAQTPTPPLESSESSEESKVRSEEQENEDPSDSGESEEGFDDHQYTHRPAGGLSRNGGKEGADDDEDDSGDDTFGDDDNGPGPEERQGGNSRLKSNEDSADTTQSREDSALQGEDSALQGEDSGQDTTSESRDLDNEDEVNSRSERGDSAQESESEEHWVGGDSEGDSSHGDGSEFGDEEMQNDDPDVIRSDRSNSRMNSASVKSEESKGNSDEKASTQDSGDSQSVEYSRRKIFRKSRISEEDDIGEFDESNTTEEIQSDSTENTNSKEAGLSQSRENSESESLEESEENQSQEDSQDLQDPSSESSQEHDLPSQENSSESQEEVVSESRGDNPDNTTSHAEDQEDSDSSEENSLNKPSSSESESREEQADSESNESLKDSEESPESTEEENSSSQESQSHSASAESQSEESQSEQDSQSEEDDASDSQDSSKSKEDSNSTESKSSSEEDGQSKNTEIESRKLTVDTYHNKPIGDQDDNDCQDGY, from the exons ATGAAGACCAGTATCCTGCTTATGTTACTTTGGGGATTGTCCTGTGCTCTTCCA GTAGCCAGGTATCAAAATACTGAATCTGAGAGCTCTGAAGAATGGAAG GGACAGTTGGCTCAGACACCAACACCACCTTTG gaGAGCAGTGAGTCATCAGAAGAAAGTAAAGTTAGGTCAGAGGAACAG GAAAATGAAGACCCCAGTGACAGCGGTGAATCAGAGGAGGGCTTTGATGATCATCAATATACACATAGACCAGCTGGCGGCCTTTctaggaatggaggaaaagaaggagctgatgatgatgaagatgacaGTGGTGATGACACTTTTGGTGATGATGACAATGGCCCAGGGCCTGAAGAGAGACAAGGAGGAAACTCCAGACTCAAAAGTAATGAGGACTCAGCCGACACCACACAATCTAGGGAAGACAGTGCCCTGCAAGGGGAAGACAGTGCCCTGCAAGGGGAAGACAGTGGTCAAGATACCACCAGTGAGAGCAGGGACCTTGACAATGAGGATGAGGTGAACAGCAGGTCTGAGAGAGGTGACTCTGCtcaagagagtgagagtgaggagcactgggtgggagGTGACAGTGAAGGGGATAGTAGCCATGGGGATGGCTCCGAGTTTGGTGATGAAGAAATGCAGAATGATGATCCAGACGTTATCAGGAGTGACAGAAGTAACTCCAGAATGAACAGTGCTAGTGTCAAATCAGAAGAATCAAAAGGAAACAGTGATGAGAAAGCAAGCACTCAGGATTCAGGTGATAGCCAATCAGTAGAATATTCCAGGAGGAAAATTTTCAGAAAGTCCCGCATTTCTGAGGAAGATGATATAGGTGAGTTTGATGAAAGCAACACAACGGAAGAAATCCAGAGTGACTCAACAGAAAACACCAACTCTAAAGAAGCTGGTCTCAGTCAATCCAGGGAAAACAGCGAGAGTGAATCTCTAGAAGAGAGTGAGGAAAATCAGTCCCAAGAAGACAGTCAAGATTTACAAGACCCCAGTAGTGAGTCTAGTCAAGAGCATGATCTTCCATCTCAGGAAAACAGTAGTGAATCTCAGGAAGAGGTAGTGAGTGAGTCCAGGGGTGACAACCCAGATAATACCACCAGTCACGCAGAAGATCAGGAAGATAGTGATTCCAGTGAAGAGAACAGTTTGAATAAACCCTCCAGTTCAGAAAGTGAATCCAGAGAGGAACAAGCTGACAGTGAATCCAATGAAAGCCTCAAAGACTCAGAGGAAAGCCCAGAGTCCACTGAGGAGGAGAATAGTTCTAGCCAGGAGAGCCAGTCTCACAGTgcctcagcagagagccagagtGAAGAAAGCCAGTCTGAGCAAGACAGCCAGTCTGAGGAAGATGATGCCAGTGATTCTCAGGACAGCAGCAAATCAAAAGAAGACAGCAACTCTACTGAGAGCAAATCAAGCAGTGAGGAAGATGGCCAGTCAAAAAACACTGAGATagaaagcagaaaattaacaGTTGATACTTATCACAACAAACCCATTGGGGATCAAGATGACAATGACTGCCAAGATGGATACTAG